Proteins from a single region of Chromobacterium sp. ATCC 53434:
- the pmbA gene encoding metalloprotease PmbA — protein sequence MADKTFSFSPDTLDGVAARVLELARQHGASAAEADVSEGVGQTVSVRLSEVETIEYNQDKGVSVTVYLGQRKGHANTSDFSDEALSDTVRAALDIARYTAEDDCAGLADPQLLADDLPDLDLFHPWQLPVEEAIALARRCEDAARAVDARIRNSEGASVSVQANQFVYANSNGFSGGFASSRHSLSAAVVAEADGAMQRDYWYTAARHRDDLVAVEEVGRLAGERTVRRLGSRRVKTGQYPVLFEAPVAMSLLGHLTAAVSGGSLYRKSSFLLDSLGKPVMADLVTIDEDPLLLRGLASGAFDNEGVATQSRRLVDGGVLQGYLLGSYSARKLGMQTTGNAGGAHNLVVHSTGESFAELLAQMGTGLLVTELLGQGVNTVTGDYSRGAAGFWVENGVIAYPVEEITVAGNLREMFLNIEAIGTDVLDRGGRRMGSVLIGSMMVAGGE from the coding sequence ATGGCAGATAAGACATTCAGTTTCAGTCCCGACACCCTGGACGGCGTCGCCGCCCGAGTGCTTGAGCTGGCGCGTCAGCATGGCGCCAGCGCCGCCGAGGCCGATGTTTCCGAGGGCGTAGGCCAGACCGTCAGCGTGCGTCTGTCCGAGGTGGAGACCATAGAGTACAACCAGGACAAGGGCGTCAGCGTCACCGTCTATCTGGGACAGCGCAAAGGCCACGCCAATACCTCCGACTTCTCCGACGAGGCGCTGTCCGACACCGTGCGCGCCGCGCTGGACATCGCGCGCTACACCGCCGAGGACGACTGCGCCGGCCTGGCCGATCCGCAACTGCTGGCCGACGATCTGCCCGACCTCGACCTGTTCCATCCGTGGCAGTTGCCGGTGGAGGAGGCGATAGCGCTGGCGCGCCGTTGCGAGGACGCCGCGCGCGCGGTCGACGCCCGCATCCGCAACTCCGAAGGCGCCAGCGTGTCGGTGCAGGCCAACCAGTTCGTCTACGCCAACAGCAACGGTTTCAGCGGCGGTTTCGCCAGCAGCCGCCACAGCCTGTCGGCCGCGGTGGTGGCCGAGGCCGACGGCGCGATGCAGCGCGACTACTGGTATACCGCCGCCCGTCACCGCGACGATCTGGTCGCGGTGGAGGAGGTCGGCCGTCTGGCCGGCGAGCGGACGGTGAGGCGGCTGGGCTCGCGCCGCGTCAAGACCGGCCAGTATCCGGTGTTGTTCGAAGCGCCGGTGGCGATGTCGCTGCTGGGCCATCTGACCGCCGCCGTCAGCGGCGGCAGCCTGTACCGCAAGTCTTCCTTCCTGCTCGACTCGCTGGGCAAGCCGGTGATGGCCGATCTGGTGACGATAGACGAGGATCCGCTGCTGCTGCGCGGCCTGGCCAGCGGCGCCTTCGACAACGAGGGGGTGGCGACGCAGTCGCGCCGGCTGGTCGACGGCGGCGTGCTGCAGGGCTATCTGCTCGGCAGCTATTCGGCGCGCAAGCTGGGCATGCAGACCACCGGCAACGCCGGCGGCGCGCACAATCTGGTGGTCCACTCCACCGGAGAAAGCTTCGCCGAGCTGTTGGCGCAGATGGGCACCGGCCTGCTGGTGACCGAGCTGCTGGGCCAGGGCGTCAACACCGTCACCGGCGACTACTCGCGCGGCGCGGCCGGCTTCTGGGTCGAGAACGGCGTGATCGCCTATCCGGTCGAGGAAATCACCGTCGCGGGCAATCTGCGCGAGATGTTCCTCAATATCGAGGCCATCGGCACCGATGTGCTGGACCGCGGCGGCCGCCGCATGGGCTCGGTGCTGATCGGTTCCATGATGGTGGCCGGCGGCGAGTGA
- the yjgA gene encoding ribosome biogenesis factor YjgA — translation MTDYQNDDDGFVSKSQRKRDMDALQDLGSELVELSKDTLKKMALPEDLLSALLEHKRLTAHGAIRRQLQYIGKLMRNIDPEPIQQYLQILKGESSEHIAWQKLLERWRDKLMADDANQPLFLQSFPETDPKQLHSLVRQSRKEKQDNKPPKAFRQLYQLIKEQIPEPGKPRIWQKDEEEDGE, via the coding sequence ATGACCGACTACCAGAACGACGACGATGGTTTCGTCAGCAAGTCCCAGCGCAAGCGCGACATGGATGCGCTGCAGGATCTGGGTAGCGAACTGGTCGAGCTGTCCAAGGATACGCTGAAGAAAATGGCGCTGCCGGAGGATTTGCTGTCCGCGCTGCTGGAACACAAGCGCCTGACCGCCCACGGCGCCATCCGCCGCCAGCTGCAGTACATCGGCAAACTGATGCGCAATATCGATCCCGAGCCCATCCAGCAGTACCTGCAGATCCTCAAGGGCGAATCTTCCGAGCACATCGCCTGGCAGAAGCTGCTGGAGCGCTGGCGCGACAAGCTGATGGCCGACGACGCCAACCAGCCGCTGTTCCTGCAAAGCTTCCCCGAGACCGACCCCAAGCAGCTGCATTCGCTGGTGCGCCAGTCGCGCAAGGAAAAGCAGGACAACAAGCCGCCGAAGGCCTTCCGCCAGCTGTACCAGCTGATCAAGGAACAGATCCCCGAGCCGGGCAAGCCGCGCATCTGGCAAAAGGACGAGGAAGAGGACGGCGAGTGA
- a CDS encoding patatin-like phospholipase family protein, whose product MGRPSRIGLVLSGGGGRAAYQVGVLLGIARLLPDPRHNPFPIICGTSAGAINAVALASGAENYELAVNTLARVWKQLHIRDVYDVSFGYFAKTFLHFGISLLSAGHAWPNPQSFLDNAPLRETLGRSMPFDAIEPAIESGALQALALTASCYTTGMSVTFFQGQEQLGEWERYQRLGIRERIGLDHLMATAAIPLIFPSVRIGEKFYCDGAVRQLSPLSPALHLGAEKLFVVGLASQRPDLIERRNTGAYPMPAQIFGHLLNSVFIDSMAVDMERLSRINHTVSLLQSSEELASRTLLKKVEIFQLNPSKSLEGIVYRHTRLFPPILRFIMKGTGATRQRGTALATYLLFEPGYCRELIALGYRDTLQQKDAIRAFLEL is encoded by the coding sequence ATGGGCAGACCGAGCAGAATCGGTTTGGTGTTGTCGGGCGGGGGGGGCCGCGCCGCCTACCAGGTGGGGGTGTTGCTGGGCATCGCCCGATTGTTGCCCGATCCCAGGCACAATCCCTTTCCCATCATTTGCGGCACCTCGGCCGGCGCGATCAACGCGGTGGCGCTGGCTTCCGGCGCCGAGAACTACGAGCTGGCGGTCAACACGCTGGCGCGGGTGTGGAAGCAGCTGCACATCCGCGACGTCTACGACGTCAGCTTCGGCTACTTCGCCAAGACCTTCCTGCACTTCGGCATTTCGCTGCTGAGCGCCGGCCATGCCTGGCCCAATCCGCAAAGCTTTCTCGACAACGCGCCGCTGCGCGAGACGCTGGGCCGCTCGATGCCGTTCGACGCCATCGAGCCGGCGATAGAAAGCGGCGCGCTGCAGGCGCTGGCGCTGACCGCGTCCTGCTACACCACCGGCATGTCGGTGACTTTCTTCCAGGGGCAGGAGCAATTGGGCGAGTGGGAGCGCTATCAGCGGCTGGGGATACGCGAGCGTATCGGCCTGGACCATCTGATGGCCACCGCGGCGATACCGTTGATCTTCCCGTCGGTACGGATAGGCGAGAAGTTCTATTGCGACGGCGCGGTGCGCCAGCTGTCGCCGTTGTCGCCGGCGCTGCATCTGGGCGCGGAAAAGCTGTTCGTCGTCGGGCTGGCCAGCCAGCGGCCGGACCTGATAGAACGGCGCAATACCGGCGCCTATCCGATGCCGGCGCAGATTTTCGGCCATCTGCTCAACAGCGTGTTCATCGACAGCATGGCGGTGGACATGGAGCGGCTCAGTCGCATCAACCACACCGTGTCGCTGCTGCAGAGCAGCGAGGAGCTGGCCAGCCGGACCCTGCTGAAAAAGGTGGAGATCTTCCAGCTCAATCCCAGCAAGTCGCTGGAGGGCATCGTCTACCGCCATACCCGATTGTTCCCGCCGATACTGCGCTTCATCATGAAGGGCACCGGCGCCACCCGTCAGCGCGGCACCGCGCTGGCCACCTATCTGTTGTTCGAACCCGGCTACTGTCGCGAACTGATCGCGCTCGGTTATCGCGACACCTTGCAGCAGAAGGACGCGATCCGGGCGTTTCTGGAGCTTTGA
- a CDS encoding CHASE2 domain-containing protein: MHVPPLPRAGRLASLLLALLGLLLISSQLLGRLDFWLYDGLTRSRFDHGDQIGITVIAIDEKSLAELGRWPWPRAYHAQLLDKLHHARAVGLNIAIAEPSTQPEADQHLAQAIRRNGRVVGPVFPELQGRRLVETRPLPQLARNMAALGHTDFEQDDDGIIRRVYLQAGLGAPRYPSFAGAVASVADGCRRVIPPPAAPGQPWVRAEAAMVPFAGGERPYQLVSYSDALNHLSSDSFAGRVVLIGATATGLGDNHPTPISANNRGMSGVEINAFLLHGLMEGLRVTPLEPLWRALLGALLLLLADWRLSRQTAPYRLLGSYAAAALAIPCASALALYLGHVWLGGSVAALLLMMAGALRFAAGQTRLHALAMTDGLTGLANRRSFDDTFASSLAAHQRRRRPLALMIIDLDNFKGYNDRYGHYAGDDVLRRTADALRHCFDRKGEMVARLGGEEFGVLLENCTPEMAMAAAERFCRYLAGLELPHVASPYGKVSCSVGVAARPPLADTPRSLFEDADHALYLAKDQGRNRVCAARARERRT; this comes from the coding sequence ATGCACGTCCCCCCACTGCCCAGAGCCGGCCGGCTCGCCTCGCTGCTGCTGGCCCTGCTGGGTTTGTTGCTGATCAGCAGCCAATTGCTGGGCCGGCTGGATTTCTGGCTGTACGACGGTCTCACCCGCAGCAGATTCGATCACGGCGACCAGATCGGCATCACCGTGATCGCCATCGACGAGAAAAGCCTGGCCGAGCTGGGCCGCTGGCCGTGGCCGCGCGCCTACCACGCCCAGCTGCTAGACAAGCTGCACCACGCCCGCGCCGTCGGCCTGAACATCGCCATCGCCGAGCCGTCGACGCAGCCGGAAGCCGACCAACACCTGGCGCAGGCCATCCGCCGCAACGGCCGGGTCGTAGGTCCGGTATTTCCGGAGCTGCAAGGCCGGCGGCTGGTGGAAACCCGGCCGCTGCCGCAGTTGGCCCGCAACATGGCGGCCCTGGGCCATACCGACTTCGAACAAGACGACGACGGCATCATCCGCCGCGTCTATCTGCAAGCCGGCCTGGGCGCGCCCCGCTATCCGAGCTTCGCCGGCGCCGTCGCCTCCGTCGCCGACGGCTGTCGACGCGTCATCCCGCCGCCGGCCGCGCCCGGCCAGCCCTGGGTGCGCGCCGAAGCGGCGATGGTGCCGTTCGCCGGTGGCGAGCGCCCCTACCAGTTGGTGTCGTATTCCGACGCGCTCAACCACCTGTCGTCCGACAGCTTCGCCGGCCGCGTCGTGCTGATCGGCGCGACGGCCACCGGCCTCGGCGACAACCACCCGACGCCGATCTCCGCCAACAACCGCGGCATGTCCGGCGTCGAGATCAACGCCTTCCTGCTGCACGGCCTGATGGAAGGCCTGCGCGTCACGCCGCTGGAACCGCTGTGGAGAGCGCTGCTGGGCGCGCTGCTGCTGTTGCTGGCCGACTGGCGCCTGTCGCGCCAGACCGCGCCGTACCGGCTGCTGGGCAGTTATGCCGCCGCCGCGCTGGCCATCCCCTGCGCCTCGGCGCTGGCGCTGTACCTCGGACATGTCTGGCTGGGCGGCAGCGTCGCAGCGCTGCTGCTGATGATGGCCGGCGCGCTGCGCTTCGCCGCCGGCCAGACGCGGCTGCACGCGCTGGCGATGACCGATGGCCTGACCGGCCTCGCCAACCGCCGCAGCTTCGACGACACCTTCGCCTCCTCGCTGGCCGCGCACCAGCGCCGCCGCCGGCCGCTGGCCCTGATGATCATCGACCTCGACAACTTCAAGGGCTACAACGACCGCTACGGCCACTACGCCGGCGACGACGTGCTGCGGCGCACCGCCGACGCCTTGCGCCACTGCTTCGATCGCAAGGGCGAAATGGTGGCCAGGCTGGGCGGCGAGGAGTTCGGCGTCTTGCTGGAGAATTGCACGCCGGAAATGGCCATGGCCGCCGCCGAACGATTCTGTCGCTACCTGGCCGGCCTGGAACTGCCGCACGTCGCCAGTCCCTACGGCAAGGTCAGCTGCAGCGTCGGCGTCGCGGCCCGGCCGCCGCTGGCCGATACGCCGCGCAGCCTGTTCGAGGACGCCGACCACGCGCTGTACCTGGCCAAGGACCAGGGCCGCAACCGGGTGTGCGCGGCGCGGGCGCGCGAACGCAGGACGTAA
- a CDS encoding DNA-3-methyladenine glycosylase — MSVLDCTIPLPAGFRPQDILAFHRRDGERLAERVDDDGLKKGLLWRGLPASLDLRFRPGLAALRLEVDGAAGEAGELRDMGRRMLGLNQPVDAFESRYRGHPALGGLIAARAGLRVPQTATPFEALAWAITGQQISVAAAVTIRRRMLALCDCRHSSGLLCHPDAARLAALTADQLGEAGFSRAKSRALLALSQGAADGSLPLDGWLDGTPADEISERLLAVPGIGPWTVSYALLRGYGWLDGSLHGDVAVRKALGMVLGMADKPDQRQAEAWLSAFSPWRALVAAHLWALLQAGGF, encoded by the coding sequence ATGTCCGTTCTTGATTGCACCATTCCGCTGCCGGCGGGCTTCCGGCCGCAGGACATCCTGGCCTTTCATCGCCGCGACGGCGAGCGGCTGGCCGAGCGGGTCGACGACGACGGCCTGAAGAAGGGACTGTTGTGGCGGGGCCTGCCGGCCAGTCTCGACCTGCGTTTCCGGCCCGGCCTCGCCGCGCTGCGGCTGGAAGTCGACGGCGCGGCGGGGGAGGCCGGCGAACTGCGGGACATGGGCCGGCGCATGCTGGGCCTGAACCAGCCGGTGGACGCGTTCGAGAGCCGGTATCGCGGCCATCCGGCGCTCGGCGGCTTGATCGCCGCGCGCGCCGGCCTCAGGGTGCCGCAGACGGCCACGCCGTTCGAGGCGCTGGCCTGGGCCATCACCGGCCAGCAGATCAGCGTGGCGGCGGCCGTGACGATACGGCGGCGCATGCTGGCGCTATGCGATTGCCGCCATTCCTCCGGCCTGCTGTGCCACCCAGACGCGGCGAGGCTGGCGGCGTTGACGGCGGATCAGCTGGGCGAGGCCGGTTTCTCGCGCGCCAAGAGCCGGGCGCTGCTGGCGCTGAGCCAGGGCGCGGCCGACGGCTCGCTGCCGCTGGACGGCTGGCTGGACGGCACGCCGGCTGACGAGATCTCCGAGCGCCTGCTGGCGGTGCCCGGCATCGGACCGTGGACGGTAAGCTACGCGCTGCTGCGCGGCTACGGCTGGCTGGATGGTTCGCTGCACGGCGACGTGGCGGTGCGCAAGGCGCTGGGCATGGTGCTGGGCATGGCCGACAAGCCCGACCAGCGGCAGGCGGAGGCCTGGTTGAGCGCGTTCTCGCCGTGGCGCGCGCTGGTGGCCGCGCATTTGTGGGCCCTGTTGCAGGCGGGGGGATTCTGA
- a CDS encoding YheT family hydrolase yields MSYRAPRWLRGGHAQTIWPALAVKQDAPPYRRELWDTPDGARIALDFVDGQPGAPLVVLFHGLEGSSASHYAKALMQAVAARGWHGAVSHFRGCGGVDNPLPRAYHAGDAAEVRWILQRLSGRFAAIATVGVSLGGSMLLNYLAEEGATALPRAAAAVSAPLDLVAASTRLDRGLGKLLYTRMFMDTLKPKAMASLQRHPDLFDAGRLRRARTFIEFDDLVTAPIHGFGTALNYWTQASSKPKLARIVRPTLLLNARNDPFLPESALPDAAQVSAAVTLDFPSDGGHVGFATGPFPGRIDWLPQRLLAFLAPHLES; encoded by the coding sequence ATGAGCTACCGCGCCCCGCGCTGGCTGCGCGGCGGCCACGCCCAGACCATCTGGCCGGCGCTGGCCGTCAAGCAGGACGCCCCGCCCTACCGCCGCGAGCTGTGGGATACGCCGGACGGCGCCCGCATCGCGCTGGATTTCGTCGACGGCCAACCCGGCGCGCCGCTGGTGGTCTTGTTTCACGGCTTGGAAGGCAGCAGCGCCAGCCACTACGCCAAGGCGCTGATGCAAGCGGTGGCCGCGCGCGGCTGGCACGGCGCGGTATCGCATTTCCGCGGCTGCGGCGGCGTCGACAACCCGCTGCCGCGCGCCTACCACGCCGGCGACGCCGCCGAGGTGCGCTGGATACTGCAACGGCTGTCCGGCCGCTTCGCCGCCATCGCCACCGTCGGCGTGTCGCTGGGCGGCAGCATGCTGCTGAACTATCTGGCGGAAGAAGGCGCGACCGCCCTGCCCCGGGCCGCCGCCGCGGTGTCGGCGCCGCTGGACCTGGTGGCCGCCAGCACCCGGCTGGACCGCGGCCTCGGCAAACTGTTGTACACCCGCATGTTCATGGACACGCTGAAGCCGAAGGCGATGGCCTCGCTGCAACGACATCCGGACCTGTTCGACGCCGGCCGGCTGCGCCGCGCCCGCACCTTCATCGAGTTCGACGATCTGGTCACCGCGCCCATCCACGGCTTCGGCACCGCGCTCAACTACTGGACCCAGGCCAGCAGCAAACCCAAGCTCGCCCGCATCGTCCGTCCCACGCTGCTGCTGAACGCCCGCAACGATCCCTTCCTGCCGGAAAGCGCGCTGCCGGACGCCGCTCAGGTATCGGCGGCGGTAACGCTGGACTTCCCCAGCGACGGCGGCCACGTCGGCTTCGCCACCGGGCCGTTCCCGGGCCGCATAGACTGGCTGCCCCAGCGGCTGCTGGCCTTCCTCGCCCCCCATCTGGAATCCTGA
- the mog gene encoding molybdopterin adenylyltransferase, with amino-acid sequence MLKIGLVSISDRASQGVYDDKGLPALRDWLARAVSTPFETVDRLIPDEQPGIEAALRALVDDEGCQLVLTTGGTGPAPRDVTPDATLAVADRVMPGFGEQMRQISLRFVPTAILSRQVGVIRKQSLILNLPGQPKAIQETLEGLRGADGKVETPGIFAAVPYCLDLIGAPYIETDEAVVKAFRPKSAIKPAP; translated from the coding sequence ATGCTGAAGATAGGCCTGGTTTCCATTTCCGACCGCGCGAGCCAGGGCGTCTACGACGACAAGGGCCTGCCGGCGCTGCGCGACTGGCTGGCCCGCGCCGTCTCCACGCCGTTCGAGACGGTGGACAGGCTGATCCCGGACGAGCAGCCGGGCATAGAGGCGGCGCTCAGGGCGCTGGTCGACGACGAGGGCTGCCAGCTGGTGCTGACCACCGGCGGCACCGGCCCGGCGCCGCGCGACGTGACGCCGGACGCGACGCTGGCGGTGGCCGACCGGGTGATGCCCGGCTTCGGCGAGCAGATGCGCCAGATCAGCCTGCGCTTCGTCCCCACCGCCATCCTGTCCCGCCAGGTCGGCGTGATCCGCAAGCAGAGCCTGATCCTCAATCTGCCGGGCCAGCCCAAGGCGATACAGGAAACGCTGGAAGGCCTGCGCGGCGCCGACGGCAAGGTGGAGACGCCGGGCATCTTCGCCGCCGTGCCCTATTGCCTGGACCTGATAGGCGCGCCCTATATCGAAACCGACGAGGCGGTGGTCAAGGCCTTCCGCCCGAAGTCCGCCATCAAGCCGGCGCCATGA
- a CDS encoding HD-GYP domain-containing protein, with the protein MDVYAKNGVLLLRKGHYVLTEDQRDRLARLGHGESGEVEARLERERLERAAQREKEVAQQRNSANPLQEMAFLLRRAEGVLQHGLAVRDLQASLLDMVEALLALSRRHPDGVLASVFLLPYQDIGSAQSVHVAAVLAVLGRRLALADAELRPVLGAALSMNLAVTGLLNQLVGQSAPMDLAQQEAMFAHPALGSAMLREAGVLDEHWHLLVQQQHEQQDGSGYPLGLAGDEIDADALLLQMVDLVCGCVHQPQPQLPALVLGSLFRGELGHFPPQHVSLLVKEMGIYPPGSFVRLASNEVAVVTHRGDKANTPKVAALRKLDGPPYVDPLLRDSRQSAFQVQEAVAAATAAIKPAYLYKLWYKP; encoded by the coding sequence GTGGACGTCTATGCCAAGAACGGCGTGCTGTTGTTGCGCAAGGGCCACTATGTGCTGACCGAGGACCAGCGCGACCGTCTGGCGCGGCTGGGCCATGGCGAAAGCGGCGAGGTGGAGGCCAGGCTGGAGCGCGAGCGGCTGGAGCGCGCGGCGCAGCGGGAAAAGGAGGTGGCGCAGCAGCGCAACAGCGCCAATCCGCTGCAGGAGATGGCCTTTTTGCTGCGCCGGGCCGAGGGCGTGCTGCAGCACGGTCTGGCGGTGCGCGATCTGCAGGCCAGCCTGCTGGACATGGTGGAAGCCTTGCTGGCCTTGAGCCGGCGCCATCCGGACGGCGTGCTGGCCAGCGTCTTCCTGTTGCCGTATCAGGACATAGGCAGCGCGCAGAGCGTCCACGTGGCGGCGGTGCTGGCGGTGCTGGGGCGCCGGCTGGCGCTGGCCGACGCCGAACTGCGGCCGGTGTTGGGGGCGGCCCTGAGCATGAATCTGGCGGTTACCGGCTTGCTGAACCAGTTGGTGGGCCAGAGCGCGCCGATGGACCTGGCGCAGCAGGAGGCGATGTTCGCGCATCCGGCGCTGGGTTCGGCGATGCTGCGCGAGGCCGGCGTGCTGGACGAGCACTGGCATCTGCTGGTGCAGCAGCAGCACGAGCAGCAGGACGGCAGCGGCTACCCGCTGGGTCTGGCCGGCGACGAGATCGACGCCGACGCGCTGCTGCTGCAGATGGTGGACCTGGTGTGCGGCTGCGTGCATCAGCCGCAGCCCCAATTGCCGGCGCTGGTGTTGGGCAGCCTGTTTCGCGGCGAGCTGGGGCATTTCCCGCCGCAGCACGTGTCGCTGCTGGTGAAGGAGATGGGCATCTATCCGCCGGGCAGCTTCGTGCGGCTGGCCAGCAACGAGGTGGCGGTGGTCACCCACCGCGGAGACAAGGCCAATACGCCCAAGGTGGCCGCGCTGCGCAAGCTGGACGGTCCGCCCTATGTCGATCCGCTGCTGCGCGACAGTCGCCAGTCGGCCTTCCAGGTGCAGGAGGCGGTGGCGGCGGCTACGGCGGCGATCAAGCCCGCCTATCTGTACAAGCTGTGGTACAAGCCCTGA
- the alkB gene encoding DNA oxidative demethylase AlkB, producing the protein MSGSLFAPDDGPWAERLAAGTVLLHGWACADDARLLAAVDEVARRSPPRSMATPGGQAMSVTTTSCGDWGWVSDRRGYRYSAVDPDSGEAWPAMPAALRALARGAAEAAGFPGFDPDACLINCYLPGARMGLHQDKDERDFSAPIVSVSLGLPAVFLLGGTRRADPAAAMLLRHGDVLVWGGPDRMRFHGVRPVKPGEHPLLGGRRVNLTFRKAR; encoded by the coding sequence GTGAGCGGCAGCCTGTTCGCGCCGGACGACGGCCCCTGGGCCGAGCGGCTGGCGGCCGGCACCGTGCTGTTGCACGGCTGGGCCTGCGCCGACGACGCGCGCCTGCTCGCGGCGGTGGACGAGGTGGCGCGGCGCTCGCCGCCGCGTTCCATGGCCACGCCGGGCGGGCAGGCGATGTCGGTGACCACCACCAGCTGCGGCGACTGGGGCTGGGTGTCCGACCGCCGCGGCTACCGCTATTCCGCCGTCGATCCCGACAGCGGCGAGGCCTGGCCGGCGATGCCGGCCGCGCTGAGGGCGCTGGCCCGGGGCGCGGCGGAGGCGGCCGGCTTTCCAGGTTTCGATCCCGACGCCTGTCTGATCAACTGCTATCTGCCCGGCGCCCGGATGGGTCTGCACCAGGACAAGGACGAGCGCGACTTCTCCGCGCCCATCGTGTCGGTGTCGCTGGGCTTGCCGGCGGTGTTCCTGCTTGGCGGGACGCGCCGCGCCGATCCGGCCGCCGCGATGCTGCTGCGGCATGGCGACGTGCTGGTGTGGGGCGGTCCGGACCGGATGCGCTTCCACGGCGTGCGGCCGGTCAAGCCGGGCGAGCATCCGCTGCTGGGCGGACGCCGCGTCAACCTCACTTTTCGCAAGGCTCGCTGA
- a CDS encoding disulfide bond formation protein B: protein MTNRQGFFLVAAACATAIAFALYAQYQLGQEPCPLCILQRIGVMAVGAIALLAALHNPGRAGARVWGGLTVLAALAGSGVSLRQLWLQSLPADQVPQCGPGLEFLMESFPLWDVLSKVLKGSGECAEIQGRFLGMTMPFWVAAFFAGVIVWTLWLVSRRRR from the coding sequence ATGACGAACAGACAGGGGTTTTTCCTGGTGGCGGCCGCCTGCGCCACCGCCATCGCGTTCGCGCTGTACGCGCAATACCAGCTGGGGCAGGAGCCTTGCCCGCTATGCATACTGCAGCGCATCGGCGTGATGGCGGTCGGCGCGATCGCCTTGCTGGCCGCGCTGCATAATCCGGGACGCGCCGGCGCGCGCGTCTGGGGCGGTCTGACGGTGCTGGCGGCGCTGGCCGGCAGCGGCGTGTCGCTGCGCCAGCTGTGGCTGCAGAGCCTGCCGGCCGACCAGGTGCCGCAGTGCGGGCCCGGCCTGGAGTTTCTGATGGAGTCGTTCCCGCTGTGGGACGTGCTGTCCAAGGTGCTGAAGGGCAGCGGCGAGTGCGCCGAGATCCAGGGGCGCTTCCTCGGCATGACCATGCCGTTCTGGGTGGCGGCCTTCTTCGCCGGCGTGATCGTCTGGACGCTGTGGTTGGTGTCGCGCCGCCGCCGTTGA